The Streptomyces avermitilis MA-4680 = NBRC 14893 genome contains a region encoding:
- a CDS encoding DUF5682 family protein: MSGTHGQTFEELRGQLQEAAATFSDGPDALEGILLGIVDDVDRAVREPLEIFPVCHHSPASALAMARRLREKRPKVVYLELCEDMAPLLTELRNCRLPVAVQAFATEVDGFPADWSPLSVVAPITEASAEYQAIAYALDTPGVELVLVDRSSDHVFQWDSRGTHSAEAGADPGASDAPPVEEEAALHGDAVGVEIGDLRPRFAELEEHLLHHGRVRHWSEWWHQYVELPLGDSDHDTYRQVMLLIGSLFRRLAPGDPHRVRVDEDRERYMWTRMREHLAATGTDAADCLYVCGAFHAASRVAEFGVHGTDTFEIGPRSATRWQHGLIPSSHAAIETQFGLASGSVSIAATVWAKNVRRTRVEPFRLAGQAGAKTSKAKKTAVAAAPVPAAANSDKLTGFLRRPPVLDRLDETELLGWSVEIVRAARRNGYLASTADAIAVFETSILLAGMRDRARPTPYDFQDAAVTCIEKDTVPGRRDVRRLVDIMMGGDRIGQVGYDALPPLARDVHDRLAPLNLKLQQRGVQRALLDISSQPQLEQCSDVLWMLRYLMPQGTARPIMGERRLGERPIQESWDLALGTHQRALIELGYEGVSIEQVLEQRLRRTAYGPHATTATVLEAIEDATLHLRSRRLTDELGTRALEVLSAERSVDGAPEVLRRVRRLLAYYRTSEPVLPPWIESFVKTGYAHYCTLLPTAFTDDDATVRQVAAMLGFLFGMESLALSLGCDRTQLELSVAQSHPQEPSKVALLWAAQVQLGHLSRADLRTRCDELLDNPMVVPAYPRYLSGFVHALEPVPGLADLVVEAVSNAFGRLPDPVLLPWLPTLISTLRSNGAELAPLLIREAGRIFPGRLGELDAWVPPWRAQPLPDTARPGGRAGEGRNVALLAAHPATCDAVASLLGCDGTWQTADPGPAGGQLIGRHPDTAVALESLLATP, from the coding sequence ATGAGCGGCACGCACGGGCAGACCTTCGAAGAGCTGCGCGGACAGTTGCAGGAGGCCGCCGCGACGTTCTCCGACGGGCCCGACGCCCTGGAGGGCATCCTCCTCGGCATCGTCGACGACGTCGACCGCGCGGTGCGCGAGCCACTGGAGATCTTCCCCGTCTGCCACCACTCGCCCGCCTCGGCGCTCGCGATGGCACGCCGCCTGCGGGAGAAGCGGCCGAAGGTCGTGTACCTGGAGTTGTGCGAGGACATGGCGCCCCTGCTGACCGAACTGCGCAACTGCCGACTGCCGGTGGCGGTGCAGGCGTTCGCGACCGAGGTCGACGGCTTCCCGGCCGACTGGTCCCCGCTGTCGGTGGTCGCACCGATCACCGAGGCCTCGGCCGAGTACCAGGCAATCGCCTACGCACTGGACACGCCGGGCGTCGAACTGGTCCTCGTCGACCGTTCCTCGGACCATGTCTTCCAGTGGGACTCGCGCGGGACGCACTCCGCCGAGGCCGGCGCCGATCCAGGGGCGTCGGACGCACCGCCCGTCGAGGAGGAGGCCGCACTGCACGGCGACGCGGTCGGCGTGGAGATCGGCGACCTGCGGCCGCGCTTCGCCGAACTGGAGGAACACCTGCTGCACCACGGCAGGGTGCGGCACTGGTCGGAGTGGTGGCACCAGTACGTCGAACTGCCCCTCGGCGACAGCGATCACGACACCTATCGCCAGGTCATGCTCCTGATCGGCAGCCTCTTCAGACGCCTTGCCCCCGGCGACCCCCACCGGGTGCGCGTGGACGAGGACCGCGAACGCTACATGTGGACCAGGATGCGCGAACACCTGGCCGCGACCGGCACCGATGCCGCGGACTGCCTTTACGTCTGCGGTGCCTTCCACGCGGCCAGTCGCGTCGCGGAGTTCGGCGTCCACGGCACCGACACCTTCGAGATCGGTCCGCGCAGTGCCACCAGGTGGCAGCACGGCCTCATTCCGTCCAGCCACGCGGCGATCGAGACGCAGTTCGGCCTCGCCTCCGGCTCGGTGTCGATCGCCGCGACGGTGTGGGCGAAGAACGTCAGGCGCACGCGCGTGGAGCCCTTCCGCCTGGCGGGACAGGCGGGCGCGAAGACGTCGAAGGCCAAGAAGACCGCGGTCGCGGCCGCCCCCGTGCCGGCGGCCGCGAACTCGGACAAGCTGACCGGCTTCCTGCGGCGACCGCCCGTCCTGGACCGGCTCGACGAGACCGAACTGCTCGGCTGGTCGGTGGAGATCGTGCGCGCCGCGCGCCGCAACGGCTATCTCGCCTCCACCGCTGACGCCATCGCGGTGTTCGAGACGTCCATCCTGCTGGCCGGGATGCGCGATCGGGCCAGACCCACGCCGTACGACTTCCAGGACGCGGCGGTCACCTGCATCGAGAAGGACACCGTGCCGGGCCGGCGCGATGTGCGCCGCCTCGTCGACATCATGATGGGCGGCGACCGGATCGGCCAGGTCGGTTACGACGCGCTGCCACCACTGGCCCGCGACGTGCACGACCGGCTCGCGCCGCTGAACCTGAAGTTGCAGCAGCGCGGCGTCCAGCGGGCGTTGCTGGACATATCCTCCCAGCCGCAACTGGAGCAGTGCTCCGACGTGCTGTGGATGCTGCGGTACCTGATGCCGCAGGGCACGGCCCGGCCCATCATGGGTGAGCGGCGGCTCGGCGAGCGGCCGATCCAGGAGTCGTGGGACCTGGCGCTGGGCACCCACCAGCGCGCGCTCATCGAGCTCGGCTACGAGGGTGTCAGCATCGAGCAGGTCCTGGAGCAGCGCCTGCGCCGCACGGCGTACGGGCCGCACGCCACCACGGCGACCGTCCTGGAGGCCATCGAGGACGCGACGCTGCACCTGCGCAGCCGCCGCCTCACCGACGAGCTGGGCACCCGCGCCCTCGAGGTGCTGTCGGCCGAACGCAGCGTCGACGGCGCACCGGAGGTGCTGCGCCGGGTGCGGCGGCTGCTGGCGTACTACCGCACCAGCGAGCCGGTGCTGCCACCGTGGATCGAGTCCTTCGTCAAGACCGGATACGCGCACTACTGCACCCTGCTGCCGACGGCGTTCACCGACGACGACGCCACCGTCCGCCAGGTCGCGGCGATGCTGGGATTCCTGTTCGGCATGGAGAGCCTGGCGCTGTCGCTGGGCTGCGACCGAACCCAGCTGGAGCTGTCCGTCGCGCAGTCGCATCCGCAGGAGCCGTCGAAGGTGGCGCTGCTGTGGGCGGCTCAGGTACAGCTCGGACATCTCTCCCGCGCGGACCTTCGCACACGCTGCGACGAACTGCTGGACAACCCCATGGTGGTGCCTGCCTATCCGCGTTACCTCAGCGGATTCGTGCACGCGCTGGAACCGGTGCCGGGGCTGGCCGACCTCGTCGTGGAGGCAGTGTCGAACGCGTTCGGACGCCTGCCGGACCCGGTGCTGCTGCCGTGGCTGCCCACCCTCATCAGCACCCTGCGCTCCAACGGCGCGGAGCTCGCCCCGCTCCTGATCCGTGAAGCCGGGCGGATCTTCCCCGGCCGGCTGGGGGAGCTGGACGCGTGGGTGCCGCCGTGGCGGGCCCAGCCGTTGCCCGACACCGCGCGCCCGGGCGGGCGCGCGGGCGAGGGCCGCAACGTCGCGCTGCTCGCCGCCCACCCCGCGACGTGCGACGCGGTGGCGAGCCTGCTGGGCTGCGACGGTACGTGGCAGACAGCCGATCCCGGCCCGGCGGGCGGGCAACTGATCGGCCGTCATCCGGATACCGCGGTGGCCTTGGAGTCGCTGTTGGCCACTCCGTGA
- a CDS encoding ATP-binding protein: MSDLLRAPAEIKYAEELDWLESIDDNPKPFSWRLSPKMVRLFILGSERSDGLEREISQKWFGDRSFVERSIVTLASDRGLLLIGDPGTGKSWLAELLSAAICRNSTLVVQGTAGTTEDHIKYSWNVSMVIAKGQSRESMIPSPIMTAMETGAIGRFEELTRSTSDVQDALISILSEKYVSVPELDSDSVVFAQPGFSIIATANSRDRGVNDLSSALKRRFNFVRIPVMTNRKSEAEIVRFRTEELLRRHQIELDVPPTLLDVLLQSFADLRASAAAAGSDDEKLESALSTAEQIGVLEDAILHSNFFGERALTARTLASSLVGSLARREPEDLAILNKYLHGVVEPRGKEEGGSWPEFLEGGRDAIATLS, translated from the coding sequence ATGTCCGACCTGTTGCGCGCCCCCGCCGAGATCAAGTACGCCGAGGAACTGGACTGGCTGGAGTCCATCGACGACAACCCCAAGCCCTTCTCCTGGCGCCTGTCCCCGAAGATGGTCCGCCTGTTCATCCTGGGCTCCGAGCGCTCCGACGGCCTGGAGCGGGAGATCTCGCAGAAGTGGTTCGGCGACCGCAGTTTCGTCGAGCGCTCCATCGTCACGCTGGCCTCCGACCGTGGACTGCTGCTCATCGGCGACCCCGGCACCGGCAAGAGCTGGCTGGCCGAGCTGTTGTCCGCCGCGATCTGCCGCAACTCCACGCTGGTCGTGCAGGGCACGGCCGGCACCACCGAGGATCACATCAAATACTCCTGGAACGTGTCCATGGTCATCGCCAAGGGCCAGTCGCGGGAGTCGATGATCCCCTCGCCGATCATGACGGCGATGGAGACCGGCGCGATCGGCCGGTTCGAGGAACTCACCCGTTCCACCAGTGACGTTCAGGACGCGCTGATCTCGATCCTGTCCGAGAAATACGTCTCGGTTCCCGAACTGGACAGCGACAGCGTCGTCTTCGCCCAGCCCGGCTTCTCGATCATCGCCACGGCCAACAGCCGTGACCGGGGCGTCAATGACCTGTCCTCGGCACTCAAGCGCCGCTTCAACTTCGTACGCATCCCGGTGATGACGAACAGGAAGAGCGAGGCGGAGATCGTCCGCTTCCGCACCGAGGAACTGCTCCGGCGCCACCAGATCGAGCTGGACGTGCCGCCGACGCTGCTCGACGTGCTGTTGCAGAGCTTCGCCGACCTGCGTGCCTCCGCGGCCGCGGCCGGCAGCGACGACGAGAAGCTGGAGTCCGCGCTGTCCACCGCCGAACAGATCGGCGTCCTCGAGGACGCGATCCTGCACAGCAACTTCTTCGGCGAGCGCGCCCTGACCGCCCGCACGCTGGCCTCCTCGCTCGTCGGGTCACTGGCCCGGCGCGAGCCCGAGGACCTGGCCATCCTCAACAAGTACCTGCACGGCGTCGTCGAGCCGCGCGGCAAGGAAGAGGGCGGATCCTGGCCGGAGTTCCTGGAGGGCGGCCGCGACGCGATCGCCACCCTCTCATGA